In Miscanthus floridulus cultivar M001 chromosome 5, ASM1932011v1, whole genome shotgun sequence, one genomic interval encodes:
- the LOC136451455 gene encoding uncharacterized protein translates to MEPQPGSPTSPPFSPGTTLWDNARAATPSEEMAEPDETKEEATKLEPGRKSTASSSSSSSSSSASSADIPCDIDVVELVNPLAAVPPEPEVDEHGVEAKAVHSATPEDERAAPAVHGAEDKPADCAMPEGGQAAPAGTVHSAEAKPDDWATWPEPPPPVVDDSFASSEGGGAAGAPAPLTEAPQVQTVSPANLGAAGAAGASGFDPGRIPASVFQHRTSVSQAEWSMASNESLFSIQGASDLYPGSRSHFDFYYDEAMAEAADSKLPSLAEGAEPGDAPESREFAAPGSAESAAIAVGGNAKRAAVFRQHESGSGSSSSNFSFAFPILAETSPRKKDVVNSALYQPLEKEREQQQQPQLEPPVSAFMEMMTEEERRRSDTGCCCCGCCWFDCSWCCRSWCCRCPWWRCGCCCSCSCPSFCRCSWCLCS, encoded by the exons ATGGAGCCCCAGCCCGGGTCGCCGACGTCGCCGCCCTTCTCTCCGGGCACGACGTTATGGGACAATGCCAGGGCGGCAACGCCGTCGGAAGAGATGGCAGAGCCGGACGAGACAAAGGAGGAGGCCACCAAACTCGAGCCGGGCAGGAAGTCGaccgcgtcctcctcctcctcctcgtcctcctcgtccgcGTCGTCGGCTGATATCCCGTGCGACATCGACGTCGTGGAGCTCGTCAACCCGTTGGCGGCGGTACCGCCGGAGCCGGAGGTCGACGAACACGGCGTGGAAGCCAAAGCGGTCCACTCGGCGACGCCGGAGGACGAACGAGCCGCTCCCGCCGTACACGGCGCCGAGGACAAGCCGGCAGACTGCGCGATGCCGGAGGGCGGACAGGCCGCTCCCGCCGGAACCGTGCACAGCGCGGAGGCCAAGCCGGACGACTGGGCGACGTGGCCGGAGCCACCGCCTCCGGTCGTCGACGACTCGTTCGCCTCGTCGGaaggcggcggcgccgccggtgCGCCGGCGCCGCTGACGGAGGCGCCGCAGGTACAGACTGTCTCGCCGGCCAACCTCGGAGCGGCGGGGGCGGCCGGGGCCAGCGGGTTCGACCCGGGGAGGATCCCGGCGTCCGTGTTCCAGCACAGGACGTCGGTGTCGCAGGCCGAGTGGAGCATGGCGTCCAACGAGTCGCTCTTCAGCATCCAGGGCGCCAGCGATCTGTACCCCGGCAGCAGGTCGCACTTCGACTTCTACTACGACGAGGCCATGGCGGAGGCGGCGGACTCCAAGCTGCCGTCCCTCGCGGAGGGCGCGGAGCCCGGGGACGCGCCCGAGTCCAGGGAGTTCGCGGCACCGGGCAGCGCGGAGTCCGCGGCCATCGCCGTGGGCGGCAACGCCAAGAGAGCCGCCGTGTTCCGGCAGCACGAGAGCGGCTCCGGAAGCAGCTCCAGCAACTTCTCCTTCGCCTTCCCAAT ACTGGCGGAGACGTCGCCGAGGAAGAAGGACGTCGTCAACAGCGCGCTGTACCAGCCGCTGGAGAAGGagcgcgagcagcagcagcagccgcagctcGAGCCCCCCGTGTCGGCCTTCATGGAGATGATGACGGAGGAGGAGCGGCGGAGGAGCGACACCGGGTGCtgttgctgcggctgctgctggtTCGATTGCTCCTGGTGCTGTCGCTCCTGGTGCTGTCGGTGCCCGTGGTGGCGatgcggctgctgctgcagctgctccTGCCCCAGCTTCTGCCGGTGCAGCTGGTGTCTCTGCTCATGA